The Streptomyces sp. M92 nucleotide sequence CGGACCGTACGAGAACATCGGGCGGCTGCCGTGGTGGCTGAACCGCGTCGCGCGCGGCGGCCCGGTGCTCGCGCCGGGCCCGCGCGACCTGCCCCTCCAGTACATCGACGCACGCGACCTCGCCGACTGGGTCCTCGGGGCGGTGGAGCGGGAGCTGAGCGGGCCGTACAACCTGATCTCTCCGCCGGGGCACACCACCATGGGCGCCCTGCTCGAAGCCTGCGTAAGGGCCACGGGCGGCGCGGCCGAGCTGCGCTGGACCGCCCCGGACGCCGTCCTGGCCGCCGGGATCGCACCGTGGACGCAGCTGCCCGTGTGGACACCGCCAGGCAGCGACCTGCACGAGGCGCTGCACACGGCCGACGTCTCCCGGGCCCTGGCCACGGGACTGGGCTGCCGCCCGGCCGACGACACGGTCACCGACACCTGGACCTGGCTGCGGAGCATCGGCGGTACGGCACCGCGGCGCCCGGACCGGCCGCCGGTCGGCCTGGACCCGGAGACGGAGGCGAAGCTGCTCGCGGCGGACGGGGACTGAGACCGCACGTCTCGGGCGACCCCGGCACCGGCAGGCCCGTCCCGCACCGAGGTGTACCTGGCAACACCCCGGACCAGGGGGCTCGGCCCCGTGACCGGCTCCGTCGGCTCGGCGAGACTGACGGCATGGACATCGAGACGAGGAACGACGGCCGCGGGACCCGGCCGAACCGGACGCGGACCGTGGCACTGTCGGCCGTGCGGGGGCTGGCGCTGGCGTTCATCACCCTGCCCGGCGCGGTGCTCTGCTTCTGCCTGACCCTGGTGTCCATCGCGCTGATCCCGATCGGGATCGGCATCGTCACCACGCCATGGGTGCTGACCGGCGTGCGGATGTTCGCGGACTGGCGGCGGGTGCTCGCCGCCGAGTGGGGCGGGGTCCGCATCCAGCGGGCGTACCGGCCGCTGCCCGAGGACGCCAACCCGTGGGCGCGCACCTTCGGGATGCTCGCCGACCCGGCGACCTGGCGGGACCTCGTCTGGCTCCCGGTCGACATGACGGCGGGCTTCGTCACCGCGCTGCTGGCCTTCGCGCTGCCGCTCTACCCGCTGGAGGGGTTCGCGATCGCGGCCGGGCTGTGGCGGCTCTGGGACGACACCTACTGGTACGGCTTCGTGCCCGTCACCGACCAGACCACCGCGCTCTACGCCGCCGCCCTGGGCGCCGTCCTCCTCGTCGCCGCCGCCTGGCTCACCCCGCTCCTGCTGAAGGCCCACTTCCGGCTGACCGGCGCGGTCCTCGGCTCGGGCCAGGCCGAGCTCGCCGAGCGGGTGCGCGTGCTGACCGAGACCCGGCGGGACGCCGTCGACACCTCCGCCGCCGAACTGCGCCGCATCGAACGCGACCTGCACGACGGGGCGCAGGCCAGGCTGGTCGCCATGGGCATGGACCTCGGCACCATCGAGGCACTGCTGGAGAAGGACCCGGCGAAGGCCCGGGAACTGCTCGCCCAGGCCCGGCAGTCCTCCGCCGACGCCCTGACCGAGCTGCGCGAACTCGTGCGCGGCATCCACCCCCCGGTCCTCGCCGAACGCGGTCTGGGCGACGCCGTACGGGCGCTGGCACTGCGGCTGCCCGTCACCGTGGAGACCGACGTGGAGCTGCCCGGCCGCGCGGAGGCGCCCGTGGAGTCCGCCGCGTACTTCGCCGTCAGCGAGATCCTCACCAACGCCGTCAAGCACTCCGGCGCCGACCGGATCTGGATCGACATGCACCACGCCGAGGGCCGGCTGCGCGTCAGCGTCACCGACAACGGCAAGGGCGGCGCGGTGATCGGCGCGGGGACGGGGCTGGCCGGCGTCGAGCGGCGACTCGGTACATTCGACGGCGTCCTGGCCGTCAGCTCCCCCGCGGGCGGCCCCACCATGGTCACCGTGGAGATCCCTTGCGCGTTGTCCTAGCCGAAGACCTGTTCCTGCTGCGCGACGGACTGGTCCGGCTCCTGGAGGCCCACGGTTTCGAGATCGCCGCGGCCGTCGAGACCGGCCCCGAGCTGTCCCGCGCGCTGGCCGAGCTGGAGCCGGACGTCGCCGTCGTCGACGTGCGCCTGCCGCCCACGCTCACCGACGAGGGGTTGCAGTGCGCCCTCGAGGCCCGGCGCCGGCGGCCGGGGCTGCCGGTGCTGGTCCTGTCCCAGCACGTGGAGCAGCTGTACGCGCGCGAACTGCTCGCCGACGGCAGCGGCGGGGTCGGGTACCTGCTCAAGGACCGGGTGTTCGACGCGGAGCAGTTCGTGGACGCCATACGGCGGGTGGCGGCCGGCGGTACCGCGATGGACCCGCAGGTCATCCAGCAGCTGCTCAGCCGGCGGGCGGCGGCGGACCGGCCGCTGGAGCGGCTCACGCCCCGGGAGCTGGAGGTGCTGGAGCTGATGGCGCAGGGCCGGACCAACGCGGCGATCGCCGGGAAACTGGTCGTCACGGAGCGGGCGATCGCCAAGCACACGGCGAACATCTTCGCCAAACTGAGCCTCGAGGTCTCCGACGACGACAACCGGCGTGTACTGGCGGTTCTGGCCTATCTGGACCGCGGCCACTGACCTCGTCCGCCGCACAGGACCCACCGATTCCGCAGACGACTGAACACCCCTGGGACGGCCTCCGTATGGAAAGGAGCCGCTTCACTCCTGCCGGGCGCCCTCGATGCCCCGCAAGGAAGTCAAAGAGGAGTTCCATGGGACGCAACACGAGAAAACGCCGTACGCCGCTGGCCGCCAAGGTCGTAGCCGGGGCGGCGGCCCTGGCGGTCGGCGGGGGCGGGCTGGTCTGGGCCAACTTCCACGCCTCGGCGCACGAGGAGAATCCGGCCCACAACCGGACGAGGTCGGCCGCGGCGCAGGTCGCGACGATCGACTGTCCCGACGTCGGCCAGGAGCTGTCCGACGTGCCGGACCGCGCGCGGGGGGAGGTCGACGGCGAGCTGGCCACGATGGACAGCCAGATCACCGAGGCCTACAAGCGCCTCGCCACCACGCGGCGCGCGCAGGCGGGTGACCCGCGGTTCGTCGAGAACACCATCCTCGGACCGCTCAAGGACCGGCGGAAGGCGATCATCGACCGGATCCAGCTGGAGATCAACCGGGCCGGCGGCCGGGCCGACGACGACCTGGACCGCCTGGCCGGCTGCCAGGGACAGCCCGCGGAACAGCCGCAGAACGGCGACGGCCAGAACGACGGCGGCCAGGACGGCGACGGTCAGAACGGCGACGGCCAGGGCCGGGCCGACAACGGCAACGGGGCGGCCGGCCCCTTCGCCGAGGACTTCGTCG carries:
- a CDS encoding SDR family oxidoreductase → MRLLVLGGTEFVGRAVVEGALGRGWEVTVLHRGRHAPPPGVRALHGDRTAPDGLAALAGDGTWDAVVDTWSAAPRAVRDSARLLRDRVGRYVYVSSCSVYAWAPPAGYTEDAPLVEGASADAGQSDYARDKRGAELAVLDAFGADRSVLARSGLILGPYENIGRLPWWLNRVARGGPVLAPGPRDLPLQYIDARDLADWVLGAVERELSGPYNLISPPGHTTMGALLEACVRATGGAAELRWTAPDAVLAAGIAPWTQLPVWTPPGSDLHEALHTADVSRALATGLGCRPADDTVTDTWTWLRSIGGTAPRRPDRPPVGLDPETEAKLLAADGD
- a CDS encoding sensor histidine kinase; this translates as MDIETRNDGRGTRPNRTRTVALSAVRGLALAFITLPGAVLCFCLTLVSIALIPIGIGIVTTPWVLTGVRMFADWRRVLAAEWGGVRIQRAYRPLPEDANPWARTFGMLADPATWRDLVWLPVDMTAGFVTALLAFALPLYPLEGFAIAAGLWRLWDDTYWYGFVPVTDQTTALYAAALGAVLLVAAAWLTPLLLKAHFRLTGAVLGSGQAELAERVRVLTETRRDAVDTSAAELRRIERDLHDGAQARLVAMGMDLGTIEALLEKDPAKARELLAQARQSSADALTELRELVRGIHPPVLAERGLGDAVRALALRLPVTVETDVELPGRAEAPVESAAYFAVSEILTNAVKHSGADRIWIDMHHAEGRLRVSVTDNGKGGAVIGAGTGLAGVERRLGTFDGVLAVSSPAGGPTMVTVEIPCALS
- a CDS encoding response regulator — its product is MRVVLAEDLFLLRDGLVRLLEAHGFEIAAAVETGPELSRALAELEPDVAVVDVRLPPTLTDEGLQCALEARRRRPGLPVLVLSQHVEQLYARELLADGSGGVGYLLKDRVFDAEQFVDAIRRVAAGGTAMDPQVIQQLLSRRAAADRPLERLTPRELEVLELMAQGRTNAAIAGKLVVTERAIAKHTANIFAKLSLEVSDDDNRRVLAVLAYLDRGH